The genomic segment CAGCCGTCCGCGTCGTCCAGCCGTCTGGCTCTGTCAAAATTTCAGATGTCCCGCGATTAATAATCGGCTCGATACAAATCGTCATCCCCGGACGCAGCGCGACACCAGTCCCCGGTCGTCCCCAATTCGGCACTTCGGGATCTTCGTGCAAATGGTGACCGATGCCGTGTCCGACTGTCTCGCGCACGGGCGAGTAACCGAATTGTCGAACGAAACTTTCGACCGCATGACCGATGTGCCCGGTCGTATTGCCGGCGCGCGCCGCGGCGATTCCGCGGTATAGACTTTCACGCGTGCGCTCGATTAATTTTTCCGCCTCACCGGAGACTTGTCCGATTGGAATCGTGCGACAAGCATCCGCGTAAAACTTTTCGGAAATCACGCCGAAGTCGATGGCGATGATGTCGCCGTCTTGGAGGATTTCAGAATCGCTCGGAATGCCGTGCACAACGCGGTCATTCACGCTCGCGCAAATCGCCGCCGGAAAGCCGTGGTAATTTTTGAACGCGGGAATAACTTTGCGCGCGCGGCAAAGATCTTCGGCGAGTGCATTCAGCTCAGCCGTCGAAATCCCCGCCTTCACCGCCACACAAACTTGATTCAGGATTTCGGATTGGATATGGCACGCGCGGCGCATCGCGGCGATCTCAGTTGGACTTTTGATTGAAATTGACACGCCTCGATTTTACCGCAACTTTTCGGTAAAATGCTCGCGACTCCGAAGTCGAAATTCGAGCCGCGAATTATTTCGCCACTCGCTTTCGGTTCCGGAGGATCCCCGCTTTCGCGGGGACAAGCTTAACCCCCTCCACAATGGAACCCCAGAAAGTCGCGGGAGCAGTCGCTTCCCGCCCGCTCGTCATCGAGACGGGCAAACTCGCGAAACAGGCCACCGGTTCGGCGGTCGTTTCGCTCGGTGACACAGTCGTCCTCGCGACGGTCGTCGTCGCTGCCGGTCGCCCTGGCGCAGATTTTTTTCCGTTGTCTTGTGACTACGAAGAAAAATATTACGCCTCAGGCAAAATCAAAGGCTCGCGCTTCATCAAGCGCGAAGGTCGCCCAAGCGACGCCGCTGTTTTGCGCAGCCGAATGATTGATCGCCCGATTCGTCCGCTTTTCCCGAAAGGCACGACGAACGAAGTTCAAATCATCGCGACCGTCCTCTCAATCGATCTCGAAGTCGATCCAGCCGTCACCGCGATGAATGCTGCGAGTGCAGCCCTGATGGTTTCGGGTGCACCATTCGCCGGACCAATCGGTGCAGTCCGCATCGGACTGAAAGATGACAAATTGATCGTAAATCCGACTTACGCGGAAGAAGAAACTGGCGACCTCATCCTGACCGTCGCCGGTACGCTCGACGCGATCACGATGGTCGAAGCTGGCTCGAAAGAAATTTCGGATGAAAAAATGCTCGCGGCACTCGAACTCGCCCACAGTGAAATTAAAAAAATCTGTGAGCTGCAAATCGAACTGAAAAAGAAAGTGAGCCCGGCGCTAATTGAATTGTCCGTCGCAGCGAAAAATGCGGAAGCGGAAAAAGCCGTCGCGGAAACAATCACCGCAGCCGACCTCGACACGATCGCCGGCACGAAAAAAGCCGAAATCAAAGGCGCGATTCACGCGCTCGAAGGTAAATTGCTCACGAAGTACGCTGCGGAAATCGCCGAGGCGAAATTCTCCGAAGGCGAACTGAAGGAAATTCTGAATTCGCACTTCGAGAAAAACATGCGCAAAAATATTCTCGAAAAAGACCTGCGCATCGACTCGCGCAAATTGGACGAGGTGCGACCGCTCAGCGCCGAGGTCGGCGTGCTGCCACGCACTCACGGCACCGGACTTTTCAATCGCGGTGAAACGCAAATCCTCACCATCGCGACACTCGGTGGACCAGGCAAAGCGATGATCGTCGACACGATGGACAAGGACTACCATCGTTTTTACATGCACGAATACAATTTCCCATCATTCTCCGTCGGCGAGACAAGTCGTCGTTTCGGTCCGGGTCGCCGCGAAATTGGTCACGGTGATCTCGCCGAGCGCGCGCTCCTGCCAGTGCTCCCCGCCCGCGAAGTTTTCCCGTACACGCTCCGCGTCGTTTCCGAGACTCTGAGCTGCAATGGCTCGAGCTCGATGGGCTCGGTCTGTGGCTCGACACTCGCGCTCATGGATGCGGGTGTGCCAATCACGAGGCCGGTCGCCGCCATCGCGATGGGCATGGTGACGGACAAAAATGCTGAAGGCAAATTCACGACGCACAAAATTTTGACCGACATCCAGGGTTACGAAGATTTCGCCGGTGACATGGATTTCAAAGTCGCGCGCACGGAGAAAGGCATCACGGCTTTGCAAATGGATATCAAAGTGAAAGGTGTCTCGACGGCAATTTTGAAAGAAGCGCTGACGCGCTCGACCGTCGCCTGCGACACGATTCGCGCCGCAATCATCGCGGCCATCGCCGAACCGAGGAAAGAGTTGAATAAATACGCGCCGCTCATCGAATCAATCAAAATCGATCCGGAAAAAATTCGCACAGTCATCGGCAAAGGCGGCGAGACGATTCAAAAGATCACGAAAGAGTGCGGCGTCGAAATCGATGTCGACGATGACGGTATCGTCACGATCACCGCGCCAAATGGTGAAGCTGGCGAGAAGGCGAAAAAATGGATTGCCCAAATTGTCTACGAACCAAAAGTTGGTGACGAGTTCGATGGCAAAGTCGTGCGCACCATGGACTTCGGCGCCTTCGTCGAATTCCTCCCGGGCAAAGACGGCATGGTCCACATCTCAGCGCTCGCGCCGAATCGTATCGACAAAGTCGAAGACGCAGTCAAAGTCGGCGATGCTATTCGTGTGAAGGTCGTCGAGGTCGATGCGATGGGTCGCATCAATCTGACGAGAATTATTGACGGCGTCGAAATGCAACGCGCACCACGACCGCCGCGCCCAGCCGGGAATGGTGGACGACCACCTCGGAGATTTTAATTTTCAAAATACGCGGGGCGGGTTAAAATCCGCCTCGCTTTTAAGTCGGAGCAAACAAATAATTCTTGAAATCTTGTGGCCGGGTAGTCCGCCGCGGCGGACGAAGGATTGAATTGAAATGTTCACAATTTATATAATCCAAAACGAAGCAGGTAAAAAATATATTGGTTTTACACAAAACCTTGCAAGAAGATTAGAAGAACATTCAAATCCGACAGGCAAGAAAAGAGGCTG from the Patescibacteria group bacterium genome contains:
- the map gene encoding type I methionyl aminopeptidase, whose amino-acid sequence is MSISIKSPTEIAAMRRACHIQSEILNQVCVAVKAGISTAELNALAEDLCRARKVIPAFKNYHGFPAAICASVNDRVVHGIPSDSEILQDGDIIAIDFGVISEKFYADACRTIPIGQVSGEAEKLIERTRESLYRGIAAARAGNTTGHIGHAVESFVRQFGYSPVRETVGHGIGHHLHEDPEVPNWGRPGTGVALRPGMTICIEPIINRGTSEILTEPDGWTTRTADGKLSAHFEHQILITAGEPEVLTNWDSVSHKS
- a CDS encoding polyribonucleotide nucleotidyltransferase, with amino-acid sequence MEPQKVAGAVASRPLVIETGKLAKQATGSAVVSLGDTVVLATVVVAAGRPGADFFPLSCDYEEKYYASGKIKGSRFIKREGRPSDAAVLRSRMIDRPIRPLFPKGTTNEVQIIATVLSIDLEVDPAVTAMNAASAALMVSGAPFAGPIGAVRIGLKDDKLIVNPTYAEEETGDLILTVAGTLDAITMVEAGSKEISDEKMLAALELAHSEIKKICELQIELKKKVSPALIELSVAAKNAEAEKAVAETITAADLDTIAGTKKAEIKGAIHALEGKLLTKYAAEIAEAKFSEGELKEILNSHFEKNMRKNILEKDLRIDSRKLDEVRPLSAEVGVLPRTHGTGLFNRGETQILTIATLGGPGKAMIVDTMDKDYHRFYMHEYNFPSFSVGETSRRFGPGRREIGHGDLAERALLPVLPAREVFPYTLRVVSETLSCNGSSSMGSVCGSTLALMDAGVPITRPVAAIAMGMVTDKNAEGKFTTHKILTDIQGYEDFAGDMDFKVARTEKGITALQMDIKVKGVSTAILKEALTRSTVACDTIRAAIIAAIAEPRKELNKYAPLIESIKIDPEKIRTVIGKGGETIQKITKECGVEIDVDDDGIVTITAPNGEAGEKAKKWIAQIVYEPKVGDEFDGKVVRTMDFGAFVEFLPGKDGMVHISALAPNRIDKVEDAVKVGDAIRVKVVEVDAMGRINLTRIIDGVEMQRAPRPPRPAGNGGRPPRRF